A window of the Narcine bancroftii isolate sNarBan1 chromosome 4, sNarBan1.hap1, whole genome shotgun sequence genome harbors these coding sequences:
- the LOC138761448 gene encoding 14-3-3 protein eta-like — protein sequence MAEREQLVQQARLAEQAERYDDMAASMKSVAELNEVLSNEDRNLLSVAYKNVVGARRSSWRVISSIEQKITADGNEKKLEIVRAYREKVEKELEVVCNDVLCLLDKFLIKNCNESQVESKVFYLKMKGDYHRYLAEVATGEKRADVVKLSEAAYKEAFEVSKDQMQPTHPIRLGLALNFSVFYYEIQNTPEQACQLAKAAFDDAITELDTLNEGSYQDSTLIMQLLRDNLTLWTTDQQDDEAGEGNN from the exons ATGGCAGAGCGAGAGCAGCTGGTGCAGCAAGCCCGACTTGCCGAGCAGGCCGAGCGTTACGATGACATGGCGGCGTCCATGAAGTCG GTAGCCGAGTTAAATGAGGTGCTGTCCAATGAAGACCGCAACCTGCTTTCTGTGGCCTACAAGAATGTGGTGGGGGCTCGCAGGTCCTCCTGGAGGGTGATCAGCAGCATCGAGCAGAAGATCACAGCTGATGGCAATGAAAAGAAGCTGGAGATAGTGCGTGCCTACCGTGAGAAGGTGGAGAAGGAGCTGGAGGTAGTGTGTAATGATGTGTTGTGCCTGCTTGACAAATTCCTCATTAAGAACTGCAATGAGTCCCAGGTAGAGAGCAAAGTCTTTTACTTGAAAATGAAGGGCGACTACCACCGCTACTTGGCTGAGGTGGCCACTGGTGAGAAGAGAGCTGATGTCGTGAAATTGTCTGAGGCTGCTTACAAAGAGGCCTTCGAGGTCAGTAAGGATCAGATGCAGCCGACTCATCCCATCCGACTGGGTTTGGCCCTCAACTTCTCAGTCTTCTACTACGAAATCCAGAATACCCCCGAGCAGGCCTGCCAGTTGGCCAAGGCAGCCTTTGACGACGCCATCACTGAACTGGACACTCTTAATGAGGGTTCGTACCAGGACTCAACACTCATCATGCAGTTACTACGGGACAACCTCACCCTCTGGACAACTGACCAGCAGGATGATGAGGCAGGAGAAGGCAACAATTGA